In Salisediminibacterium beveridgei, one DNA window encodes the following:
- a CDS encoding EAL domain-containing protein, producing the protein MMNPENMIDSELYQEFVEQSSDLIQCVNREGELIYVNQAWVDTLGYSKREADRMKVDNIFHPDEKNHCRRIFKKVIAGLSVGKVDVVFVSKGGENVYLEGVINSKWDDSGNPLFTRGSFRNVTERKLLEEKAEAFRNELIESNELHRLLADVIASIVEWDFSHFDDKINEALKDFGRFFSVDRAYIFSYDFNLQTTSNTYEWCEQGIEPQIHMLQHIPLEDIPEWVNAHKNGKEVLIENVLDLNEDDKVRQILEPQGVKSILTVPMLKQGVCYGFVGFESVVDSHSFSEVEKKFLFQLGNILLHLLERKDMYDRLTQTNHELQMIMDTQSDLVCRLKSDFSFSFYNRAFAQMFNLNEQSPSDSGTFMDYIAPEHLERFAQYQLKLFESDAPKPLKVRSTNAEGFDVWIEWHFYIISMVDERTSEYICVGYDITDKEQLESRLNFLAYFDQLTGLYNRHGFEKALFSGQHKSEGLLMMFDIKEFRLINSIYGSVYGDRILKEVAISLNAILDSDAIRARLAADEFIIFVPYGQLAYANELLKKMNKMMQRAFERQQIPLTIDFSGGTVKCLPSSTTFDSDLQKAGIALKAAKDSDQHDLLKFEPWMFENIVRVNQIREAFEDGLMNDEFKMVYQPQVSAVSQHITGVEALARWNSESIGVVSPDEFIAVFGKTDAIERFSQWTFDQVFSDYISLEKKYGDNISLAINVSPRILFKKGFCEWLRRKREDYGIGDHVVVLEISEDLFLKDFEQVNEILRQLRKHGFDIALDDFGSGYASLRHLQEMEIDKVKVDKSITSQMLKETKHQSLLQSIIRIAEAFRITPVIEGVEEYDQYAFLKDMPNVIMQGYFFYRPDALHID; encoded by the coding sequence ATGATGAATCCGGAAAATATGATTGATTCAGAACTTTATCAAGAATTTGTCGAACAGTCTTCTGATTTAATTCAGTGTGTTAATCGCGAAGGGGAACTAATTTACGTGAATCAGGCATGGGTGGATACCCTTGGATACTCGAAACGGGAAGCAGATCGGATGAAAGTGGATAATATTTTTCACCCAGATGAAAAAAATCACTGTCGACGTATTTTCAAAAAGGTAATTGCAGGGCTTTCTGTTGGAAAAGTCGATGTTGTTTTTGTTTCGAAAGGTGGAGAGAATGTCTATTTGGAGGGCGTAATTAACAGTAAATGGGATGATTCAGGCAATCCTTTATTTACACGAGGGTCGTTTCGAAATGTAACTGAACGAAAATTATTAGAAGAAAAAGCAGAAGCATTCCGCAATGAATTAATTGAATCTAATGAGCTTCACCGCTTATTAGCAGATGTGATTGCAAGTATTGTCGAATGGGATTTCAGTCATTTCGATGACAAAATAAATGAAGCGTTGAAGGATTTTGGCCGTTTTTTTTCTGTTGATCGCGCCTATATCTTTTCCTATGATTTTAATCTTCAGACAACATCCAATACTTATGAGTGGTGTGAGCAGGGGATCGAGCCTCAAATTCACATGTTGCAACATATCCCGCTTGAAGATATTCCTGAGTGGGTAAATGCTCATAAAAATGGAAAAGAAGTCTTGATTGAAAACGTTCTTGATTTGAATGAAGATGATAAGGTCCGTCAAATCCTTGAGCCACAAGGAGTTAAGAGTATCTTAACTGTTCCCATGTTGAAACAAGGAGTGTGTTATGGTTTTGTCGGATTTGAATCTGTTGTTGATTCCCATTCCTTTTCCGAAGTGGAAAAGAAATTTTTATTTCAGTTAGGCAATATTCTGTTGCATCTCCTTGAACGAAAAGATATGTATGACCGATTAACGCAGACGAATCATGAATTACAGATGATCATGGATACGCAGAGCGATCTTGTATGCAGGTTGAAGTCTGATTTTTCATTCTCATTTTATAATCGGGCATTTGCTCAAATGTTTAACCTGAATGAACAATCCCCATCAGATTCAGGAACATTCATGGACTATATTGCACCGGAGCACCTTGAACGTTTTGCACAATACCAATTGAAACTGTTTGAATCGGATGCACCGAAACCATTGAAAGTCCGTTCCACAAATGCAGAGGGTTTTGATGTCTGGATTGAATGGCATTTTTATATTATCAGTATGGTGGATGAACGGACATCCGAGTATATTTGTGTTGGATACGATATCACCGATAAAGAACAGCTTGAAAGCAGATTAAATTTTCTTGCTTATTTTGATCAATTAACAGGCTTATATAATCGACACGGATTTGAAAAAGCGCTGTTTTCAGGACAACATAAATCTGAAGGTCTGTTAATGATGTTTGATATAAAAGAGTTCAGACTGATTAATTCGATTTACGGCTCAGTATATGGAGACCGTATTCTTAAAGAAGTTGCGATATCACTGAATGCTATATTGGACTCAGACGCCATAAGGGCAAGACTTGCTGCTGATGAATTTATTATTTTTGTTCCATACGGACAACTCGCATATGCAAATGAATTGCTTAAAAAGATGAATAAAATGATGCAAAGGGCGTTCGAGCGTCAGCAGATTCCTTTAACGATCGATTTTTCGGGTGGTACTGTAAAGTGCTTGCCTTCTTCTACGACGTTTGACAGTGATTTACAAAAAGCAGGTATTGCTTTAAAAGCAGCTAAAGACTCAGATCAACATGATCTGCTGAAATTCGAACCTTGGATGTTTGAAAACATTGTCAGGGTCAATCAAATTCGAGAAGCATTTGAAGATGGCTTAATGAACGATGAGTTCAAAATGGTTTATCAACCACAAGTTTCTGCAGTTTCACAACATATTACCGGTGTTGAGGCACTGGCGAGATGGAACAGTGAGTCAATTGGTGTTGTAAGTCCGGATGAATTCATTGCCGTCTTCGGTAAAACGGATGCCATTGAGCGTTTTTCGCAATGGACTTTTGACCAGGTGTTCTCTGATTATATATCGTTAGAGAAAAAATACGGTGACAATATATCGCTTGCAATCAATGTTTCGCCAAGAATACTCTTTAAAAAGGGGTTCTGTGAATGGCTCCGTCGGAAAAGAGAGGACTATGGTATTGGTGATCACGTGGTGGTTTTGGAAATCTCGGAGGATCTGTTTTTGAAAGATTTTGAACAGGTAAATGAGATTTTACGTCAGTTGCGTAAACATGGCTTCGATATTGCATTGGATGACTTCGGTTCCGGCTATGCCTCTCTTCGGCATCTTCAGGAGATGGAGATTGATAAAGTAAAGGTGGATAAATCCATTACCAGTCAAATGCTGAAGGAAACAAAACACCAATCTCTCTTACAGTCAATTATCAGAATAGCGGAGGCATTTCGAATCACTCCGGTAATCGAAGGAGTTGAAGAATACGACCAGTATGCGTTTTTGAAAGATATGCCGAATGTTATTATGCAGGGATATTTCTTTTATCGCCCGGATGCACTGCATATAGATTGA
- the megL gene encoding methionine gamma-lyase, with protein MIHSHFNRKQHEGSLSHPLYQTSTFVFDSAEQGEARFAGDESGYMYSRLGNPTVNELETKMADLEDGEAAVAFGSGMGAVTGVLMHLLNSSDHVLVTEGVYGCTYGFLELFQDKYGIQYDLIAMDNEAQLKKYLRPETKVLYVETPINPTMKLVDLTMVIEFAKENGLKVVVDNTFSSPYLQKPITLGADFVVHSATKYIGGHGDVIAGVAIGPEEEMRTIRMTSLKDVGAVLGAFDAWLLLRGLKTLAVRMDRHCDNAELIFNQLKDSRFIEDIIYPGDENYKQYDIARNQMKKPGGMISFEIKGGKTAAQRFLNELKLCKVAVSLGDTETLIQHPASMTHAVVPAENRMKMGIRDSLLRISVGLEHHEDIWADIHQALEKSAE; from the coding sequence ATGATTCACAGTCATTTTAATCGAAAACAGCATGAAGGCAGTCTTTCACATCCCTTATATCAGACATCCACATTTGTATTTGATAGTGCAGAACAAGGGGAAGCGCGTTTTGCGGGAGATGAATCAGGCTATATGTATTCACGCCTTGGAAATCCGACAGTCAATGAATTGGAAACAAAAATGGCTGACTTGGAGGATGGGGAAGCTGCGGTTGCATTTGGCTCAGGAATGGGAGCGGTAACCGGAGTTCTGATGCATTTATTAAACAGTAGCGATCATGTACTCGTAACTGAAGGTGTTTATGGATGTACGTATGGCTTTTTGGAATTGTTCCAGGATAAATACGGCATTCAATATGATTTAATTGCTATGGACAATGAAGCACAATTAAAGAAATACTTGCGTCCTGAAACAAAAGTACTTTATGTGGAAACCCCAATCAATCCAACAATGAAGTTAGTAGATCTTACTATGGTTATAGAGTTTGCAAAAGAGAACGGTTTAAAAGTTGTCGTGGATAACACATTTTCATCACCATACTTACAAAAACCGATTACGTTAGGTGCGGATTTTGTTGTGCATAGTGCTACAAAATATATCGGAGGTCATGGGGATGTAATTGCAGGGGTAGCCATCGGCCCTGAAGAAGAAATGAGAACGATCCGTATGACTTCATTAAAAGATGTGGGCGCAGTACTGGGTGCTTTTGATGCGTGGCTGCTTTTGAGAGGTCTGAAAACGTTGGCTGTTCGCATGGATCGTCATTGTGATAATGCGGAGCTTATTTTTAATCAATTAAAAGATTCACGATTTATAGAGGATATTATTTATCCAGGTGATGAGAACTATAAGCAATACGACATCGCCAGAAATCAGATGAAAAAACCAGGAGGAATGATCAGTTTCGAAATCAAAGGTGGGAAAACTGCAGCTCAGCGTTTTCTGAATGAATTGAAACTATGTAAAGTAGCCGTGAGTCTTGGCGATACAGAAACTCTGATTCAGCATCCAGCGTCAATGACGCATGCTGTTGTTCCTGCAGAAAACAGAATGAAAATGGGTATTCGAGATTCTCTCTTAAGGATATCGGTTGGACTGGAGCATCATGAAGATATCTGGGCCGATATTCATCAAGCTTTGGAAAAGTCTGCTGAATGA